A stretch of Leucobacter aridicollis DNA encodes these proteins:
- a CDS encoding FecCD family ABC transporter permease, with protein MTSPVHTENAARPLRAKGHATQRRLLGIAALIAALCLVLVLSITYGANPVPMSEVWRTVFDSDGSEASSIVWTLRAPRTLVGIVAGAAFGVAGALIQAITRNPLADPGILGVNAGAGFAITVGVAVFGVTGIAGYVWFSFAGAVLATVLVYLIGASGSGSASPVTLVIAGVALAAVLTAFATFLQLINEETFRSFRNWSLGSLARVSVSDTLTVLPLIVLGLVLAVVISGSLNAVALGDDQAASLGANIARTRTIGLISVTLLAGAATALTGGIAFVGLAVPHLVRWFTGPDQRWIVAYTALASPVLVLSADVLGRVVARPGEIEAGVMTAVLGAPVLIALVRRRKASTL; from the coding sequence ATGACCTCCCCTGTTCACACTGAGAACGCAGCGCGCCCATTACGTGCCAAGGGCCACGCAACGCAGCGGCGACTTCTCGGAATCGCAGCCCTCATAGCAGCACTCTGCCTCGTGCTCGTGTTGAGCATCACCTACGGCGCGAACCCCGTTCCAATGTCGGAGGTGTGGCGAACCGTGTTCGACTCAGACGGGAGCGAGGCCTCCTCAATCGTCTGGACGCTGCGCGCACCCCGCACGCTCGTTGGGATCGTAGCTGGGGCGGCGTTCGGGGTCGCTGGCGCGCTCATCCAAGCCATCACTCGAAACCCGCTCGCTGACCCTGGGATTCTCGGTGTGAATGCCGGGGCCGGCTTTGCTATCACCGTCGGTGTCGCCGTGTTCGGAGTGACGGGGATCGCCGGGTACGTCTGGTTTTCGTTCGCCGGAGCAGTCCTCGCGACCGTTCTCGTGTACCTCATCGGCGCCTCGGGCAGCGGCAGCGCCTCCCCCGTCACCCTCGTTATCGCCGGTGTCGCGCTCGCGGCAGTACTCACAGCCTTCGCGACGTTCCTCCAACTCATCAACGAGGAGACCTTCCGCTCATTCCGGAATTGGAGCCTCGGCTCGCTCGCTCGGGTCTCTGTATCAGACACACTCACCGTGTTGCCGCTGATTGTTCTGGGTTTGGTGCTCGCTGTCGTCATCTCAGGATCGCTCAACGCGGTCGCGCTCGGAGACGATCAGGCCGCATCGCTCGGGGCAAACATCGCCCGGACACGCACGATCGGACTCATCAGCGTCACACTTCTCGCAGGGGCCGCGACCGCGCTCACTGGAGGCATCGCGTTCGTCGGGCTCGCTGTGCCGCACCTCGTTCGCTGGTTTACGGGACCCGATCAGCGCTGGATAGTCGCGTACACAGCCCTCGCCTCTCCGGTGCTCGTGCTCAGCGCGGACGTTCTCGGACGAGTCGTTGCGCGCCCCGGCGAGATCGAAGCCGGCGTGATGACCGCGGTTCTCGGCGCCCCCGTTCTCATCGCGCTCGTGCGGCGCAGAAAGGCATCCACGTTATGA
- a CDS encoding ABC transporter substrate-binding protein: MPLRRNVHSTALVGSALAALLLLVGCSAPAASSSNDSAAAEASELVPAAEGTTSYPLTLDSPYGETVLKERPTRIAAIVPNGVDTELLLSLGVTPVLNSNMVSEGGYLDAHGAADLNTYEYVRGEDVPMEAVAAAKPDLIVTVGWVPGFGGVEDIYDRLAKIAPVLTSPASDQRIVPWQESIRLLGEAIDLSDRAEAVIDEHEELFSGIREAHPEFDGKTATWAIYYGPATGLQYFSQNGAAPELFLTDLGFAPNPGAAAFAKDTTVSDELISKIDADVLVLGQSEATTLEEMAERVTGTDLFTSLGAVKSGRFVQLPPKTDDGGDLLWAITSGGPIGNAWAAEQLVPLLAEKF, encoded by the coding sequence ATGCCCCTGCGAAGAAATGTTCACTCAACCGCCCTTGTCGGGTCAGCGCTCGCCGCGCTGCTCCTGCTCGTCGGGTGCTCGGCGCCAGCAGCATCCAGCTCGAACGACAGCGCCGCAGCCGAGGCTTCAGAGCTCGTGCCAGCCGCCGAGGGAACTACGTCCTATCCGCTCACCCTCGATAGCCCGTACGGCGAGACAGTACTCAAGGAACGTCCAACACGGATCGCGGCGATCGTACCCAACGGCGTAGATACCGAGCTTCTACTGTCGCTCGGGGTGACTCCCGTGCTCAACTCAAACATGGTCTCCGAGGGCGGCTACCTCGACGCTCACGGCGCGGCTGATCTCAATACCTACGAATATGTGCGGGGCGAGGACGTGCCGATGGAAGCCGTTGCAGCGGCCAAGCCAGATCTCATCGTCACGGTGGGCTGGGTGCCGGGATTTGGCGGCGTGGAGGACATCTACGATCGGCTAGCGAAAATCGCGCCCGTTCTCACCAGCCCGGCGTCCGACCAGCGCATCGTTCCCTGGCAAGAGTCGATCCGGCTGCTCGGCGAGGCCATCGACCTGAGCGACCGAGCAGAAGCTGTGATTGATGAGCACGAAGAACTCTTCTCGGGGATCCGAGAGGCGCACCCAGAGTTCGACGGCAAGACGGCAACGTGGGCGATCTACTACGGCCCGGCGACCGGGCTCCAGTACTTCTCGCAGAACGGAGCAGCGCCCGAGCTCTTCCTCACCGACCTTGGATTCGCCCCGAACCCGGGCGCAGCCGCGTTCGCGAAGGATACGACCGTGAGCGACGAGTTGATCTCGAAGATCGATGCAGACGTGCTGGTGCTCGGGCAGAGCGAGGCCACGACCCTCGAGGAAATGGCTGAGCGCGTGACCGGCACCGACCTGTTCACCAGCCTCGGAGCGGTGAAGTCTGGCAGGTTCGTCCAGCTCCCCCCGAAAACCGACGACGGCGGTGACCTCCTCTGGGCCATCACCAGCGGTGGGCCGATCGGAAACGCGTGGGCGGCCGAACAACTCGTGCCGCTGCTCGCCGAGAAGTTCTAG
- a CDS encoding siderophore-interacting protein, with amino-acid sequence MPVGIRPLRVGRLTEVTSTMLRITLTGAALDAHTDQAGNVTPAFSSPGFDDDVRLLFPYPGDLTPVLPEIEHGRVTFAPGRRPIARAYTVRRFDPTTRELDIDIVLHGTGVASTWASTASVGDVMYVVGPGKTLDLPSGADNYLILGDDTAIPAVARLLEQLPERATGEVLLSVPGKEYRYELQAPAGVRVRWINADAVASPTRSPLLVALEATTLPRENLAVWVAGEQAEVREIRRFLVQTWELPRAAISFTGYWKRGQSGVPVPDASDAP; translated from the coding sequence ATGCCCGTTGGCATCCGACCACTCAGGGTCGGCAGGCTCACCGAGGTCACTTCAACGATGCTGCGCATCACGCTCACCGGCGCGGCCCTTGACGCCCACACAGACCAGGCCGGTAACGTCACGCCGGCGTTCTCGAGCCCGGGGTTCGACGATGACGTCAGGCTGCTGTTCCCCTACCCGGGAGATCTGACCCCTGTATTGCCTGAAATCGAACACGGGCGAGTCACGTTTGCGCCTGGCCGCCGCCCGATCGCCCGCGCCTATACGGTCCGACGCTTTGACCCCACGACCCGCGAGCTCGACATCGACATCGTGCTTCATGGCACAGGCGTTGCCTCGACGTGGGCGTCGACGGCATCAGTCGGAGATGTCATGTATGTCGTGGGGCCCGGAAAAACCCTCGATCTTCCGAGCGGCGCCGACAACTACCTCATCCTCGGCGACGACACCGCGATCCCGGCTGTCGCGCGGTTACTCGAGCAGCTGCCCGAGCGAGCAACAGGCGAGGTGCTGCTCAGCGTGCCCGGCAAGGAGTACCGATACGAACTTCAAGCCCCCGCGGGCGTACGTGTTCGCTGGATCAATGCGGACGCAGTTGCAAGCCCTACCAGGAGCCCCCTGCTTGTAGCGCTCGAGGCGACAACTCTGCCGCGCGAGAACCTCGCCGTCTGGGTTGCTGGGGAGCAGGCAGAAGTGCGCGAGATCCGGCGCTTCCTTGTGCAGACATGGGAGCTGCCGCGGGCCGCGATCAGTTTCACCGGCTACTGGAAACGCGGGCAGTCAGGCGTTCCCGTGCCTGACGCGTCAGACGCACCCTGA
- a CDS encoding AraC family transcriptional regulator, which yields MLLESNEFAAAVAEKVCNSREPSLIWAYAGQGRVSIGNHVYPLRQGDAIWVPAGLEYDIRSSPNSVLIPIFPAARRAHFALSTPTRTHFAAEWNDWLVYQFARSIGYLRGAAAAQGLAGVVVGSPGSTPGGTPMPAAPVPLPPRPNSPEASRVALRLMQDPADSASIDELASGVSVSVRTLQAQFSSETGFAISEWRAQVRIAAAATYIDLGHDIGWTAQQVGYATPAGFTKAFFRQTGVTPSAFAQRRGQRVRPSEPVSDLAPPGEAGETAASRRGVPPVVPASKTWDRVSDFHVLVWVYRGSARVEIAGELFNLRQGEAAWLPAGLSNSVSLPAGSILLPLGSQEVNYGADAPDVLVQRFSDDAGLFLMHTMVANYSRLRPTIHDPHAITRAFAQQSAVMGVSAGVRTSSNASRVQALAAELHRTPADRRNLSEWAGHFEIEPAQLASAVLSITGMEFSRWQSQIRMTMARRYLAEGMSVARVARTLGYAHASGFGQVFTRKHGLSPRDYQREGWQQTAEPLIVP from the coding sequence GTGCTGCTCGAATCGAACGAATTCGCCGCTGCGGTCGCTGAGAAGGTTTGCAATTCGCGCGAGCCATCCCTTATTTGGGCCTATGCGGGACAGGGGCGCGTCTCCATCGGCAATCATGTCTATCCGCTGCGCCAGGGCGACGCGATCTGGGTGCCGGCGGGCCTGGAGTACGATATTCGAAGTTCCCCGAACAGCGTGCTTATCCCAATCTTCCCGGCAGCCAGGCGGGCCCACTTTGCGCTCTCGACGCCAACGAGAACGCACTTCGCTGCTGAATGGAACGACTGGCTTGTCTATCAGTTCGCACGGAGCATCGGGTACCTCCGTGGCGCGGCTGCCGCCCAGGGGCTTGCGGGTGTCGTCGTCGGTTCTCCCGGGTCAACCCCAGGAGGCACACCGATGCCCGCGGCACCTGTGCCGCTGCCTCCAAGGCCGAACTCGCCCGAGGCCTCACGGGTCGCATTGCGTCTCATGCAGGATCCTGCCGATTCTGCTTCGATCGATGAACTCGCCTCGGGTGTGAGCGTCTCCGTACGAACGCTGCAGGCGCAGTTTTCGAGCGAAACCGGCTTCGCGATATCGGAGTGGCGAGCCCAAGTTCGTATCGCGGCAGCAGCGACGTATATCGATCTTGGCCACGACATTGGGTGGACTGCGCAGCAGGTCGGGTATGCCACTCCCGCAGGGTTTACCAAAGCATTTTTCAGGCAAACGGGGGTGACCCCGAGCGCTTTCGCACAGCGCAGAGGGCAGCGGGTCCGCCCTAGCGAGCCAGTGTCTGATTTGGCCCCTCCTGGTGAGGCCGGCGAGACTGCTGCATCTCGTCGAGGCGTTCCTCCCGTCGTGCCTGCGAGCAAGACTTGGGACAGGGTGAGCGATTTCCATGTGCTCGTGTGGGTGTATCGAGGTTCAGCACGGGTGGAAATCGCAGGCGAACTGTTCAACCTGCGCCAAGGCGAAGCCGCCTGGCTACCGGCTGGCCTCTCGAACAGTGTCAGCTTGCCCGCAGGGTCGATCCTGCTGCCCCTTGGATCACAGGAAGTGAATTACGGGGCGGACGCTCCGGATGTTCTGGTGCAGCGGTTCTCTGACGATGCTGGGCTGTTTCTCATGCACACAATGGTGGCCAACTACTCGCGCCTTCGCCCCACAATCCACGACCCGCATGCGATCACGCGGGCGTTTGCTCAGCAGAGCGCGGTTATGGGCGTCTCCGCGGGGGTGCGTACTTCATCCAATGCCTCGCGCGTTCAGGCGCTCGCGGCCGAGCTGCATAGAACCCCCGCAGATCGAAGAAACCTGAGTGAGTGGGCCGGCCATTTCGAGATCGAACCCGCTCAGCTGGCGTCGGCGGTCTTGTCGATTACCGGAATGGAGTTCAGCCGGTGGCAGAGCCAGATCCGTATGACGATGGCCCGCCGCTACCTGGCAGAGGGGATGAGCGTGGCTCGGGTAGCGAGGACTCTCGGTTACGCCCACGCCTCCGGCTTTGGACAGGTGTTTACGCGGAAGCACGGACTCTCCCCGCGCGACTATCAACGCGAAGGGTGGCAGCAGACTGCCGAGCCATTGATTGTCCCCTGA
- a CDS encoding ABC transporter ATP-binding protein → MTQQSPVAPIATDAQKNGTAWQLRMSADEPILEVDDLTIAATATGLAVVSDVNLDLRAAEILALVGESGSGKTTVGLAVLGHIREGLAHTGGTVTLYPSDSPDLAEMLTLGESARRQLRGARVSYVPQDPALSLNPSMRVGAQIREVLDIHGFGASEADRADRVRSVLREVGLPDSDEYQRRWPHQLSGGQQQRIGIAMAFAMYPDVIVLDEPTTGLDVTTQEQVLDTIRDMTVKNRVAGLYITHDLAVVSEIADRVAVMLRGEIVEVGDTSQVLVRPQHDYTRRLLAAVPDLAGKNQIGKLSKMDARTAEFLTGELDILKHTAPDKVVSRSGDGDAGGSAGEGAGAGEGAGAHGPGAHGAGGAHAGAAAAVPVDAPPEPGVDATTGAPGAADPRISIRDLRVAYGKNQVLRGIDLDFAPGESTLLLGQSGSGKTTLARSIAGLLSDYEGSVSYHGQELAKSTRGRTQEQRRQIQYIFQSPFSSLNPRRTLGQSLLVPLEMASEYSAEERRERVRDALDAVQLGRQFYDRRPGDLSGGERQRAAIARALVNMPSVLVCDEITSALDVSVQANIISLLHTLQEERDLTVLFVTHNIALARHIASRVAVLNRGEIVDDGPVDEVLNNPTHAYTKELLANIPTL, encoded by the coding sequence ATGACTCAGCAGTCCCCCGTCGCGCCCATCGCAACTGACGCGCAGAAGAACGGCACCGCCTGGCAGCTGCGCATGTCGGCCGACGAACCGATCCTCGAGGTCGACGACCTCACGATCGCGGCGACCGCCACCGGCCTCGCCGTGGTGTCCGACGTGAACCTCGACCTGCGGGCGGCGGAGATCCTCGCGCTCGTCGGCGAGTCGGGATCGGGTAAGACGACAGTCGGCCTCGCAGTGCTCGGCCACATCCGCGAGGGCCTCGCGCACACCGGCGGAACGGTCACGCTGTATCCGTCCGACAGCCCCGACCTCGCCGAGATGCTCACGCTGGGCGAGTCCGCGAGGCGCCAGCTCCGCGGTGCGCGCGTCAGCTACGTGCCGCAGGACCCGGCGCTCTCGCTGAACCCGAGCATGCGGGTTGGTGCCCAGATTCGCGAGGTGCTCGACATTCACGGCTTCGGCGCGTCCGAGGCCGACCGCGCGGACCGGGTGCGCTCGGTGCTGCGGGAGGTCGGGCTCCCCGACAGCGACGAGTACCAGCGCCGCTGGCCGCACCAGCTGTCCGGCGGGCAACAGCAGCGGATCGGGATCGCGATGGCGTTCGCAATGTACCCAGACGTCATCGTGCTCGACGAGCCGACGACAGGCCTCGACGTTACCACGCAAGAGCAGGTGCTCGACACGATCCGCGACATGACCGTGAAGAACCGGGTCGCCGGGCTGTACATCACGCACGACCTCGCCGTCGTATCGGAGATCGCGGACCGCGTCGCGGTGATGCTTCGCGGCGAGATCGTGGAGGTCGGCGACACCAGCCAGGTGCTCGTGCGGCCGCAGCACGACTACACGCGCAGGCTGCTCGCCGCCGTGCCCGACCTCGCCGGGAAGAACCAGATCGGGAAGCTCTCGAAGATGGACGCGCGCACCGCGGAGTTCCTCACCGGCGAGCTCGACATCCTCAAGCACACCGCGCCCGATAAGGTCGTCTCCCGCTCGGGTGACGGCGATGCGGGCGGAAGCGCTGGCGAAGGCGCCGGAGCAGGCGAGGGCGCCGGTGCGCACGGTCCCGGCGCTCACGGTGCCGGCGGCGCCCATGCGGGCGCGGCGGCGGCAGTGCCTGTCGACGCGCCACCGGAGCCCGGTGTGGACGCCACGACGGGGGCGCCGGGTGCAGCGGATCCACGGATCTCGATCCGAGACCTCCGCGTCGCCTACGGCAAGAATCAGGTGCTCCGCGGCATCGATCTCGATTTCGCGCCGGGCGAGAGCACGCTCCTTCTCGGCCAATCAGGATCGGGCAAGACGACACTCGCCCGCTCCATCGCCGGCCTGCTCAGCGACTACGAGGGCTCGGTGAGCTACCACGGCCAGGAGCTTGCGAAGTCAACGCGAGGGCGGACCCAGGAGCAGCGGCGGCAGATCCAGTACATCTTCCAGTCACCGTTCTCGTCACTGAACCCGCGCCGCACGCTCGGGCAGTCACTCCTCGTGCCGCTCGAGATGGCGAGCGAGTACAGCGCGGAAGAGCGCCGCGAACGCGTGCGTGACGCCCTCGACGCCGTGCAGCTCGGGCGGCAGTTCTACGACCGGCGGCCAGGCGACCTGTCGGGCGGCGAACGGCAACGCGCCGCGATCGCGCGGGCCCTCGTCAACATGCCGTCGGTGCTCGTGTGCGACGAGATCACGTCGGCGCTCGACGTCTCCGTGCAGGCGAACATCATCTCGCTGCTCCACACCCTGCAGGAAGAGCGTGATCTCACGGTACTCTTCGTCACCCACAACATCGCGCTGGCGCGCCACATCGCGTCACGCGTCGCCGTGCTGAACCGTGGCGAAATCGTGGACGACGGCCCGGTCGACGAGGTGCTCAACAACCCGACGCACGCCTACACGAAGGAGCTGCTCGCGAACATCCCGACGCTGTAG
- a CDS encoding ABC transporter permease, which translates to MHRFWRQRQAKIGVILTAIIVLLAFLGPLLLPWATGYTATEFASRPFQPDGLFGTDNLGRDVWSRFLAGGLSLLIYSALATLVGLVIGVALGMAAAYTGGWLDSLIMRANDVLLAVPQLLFALLAVTVLGPQGWVLVTVIGITHAPRIARVARSAALNVINEDYIRAAEMYAVPRGRILTREILPNITGPLAVEAGLRLTYSIGAIASLSFLGLGVQPPAADWGLMINENRIALSLQPAGVLLPVVAIAILTVGTNLIADSIARASANTNAGEK; encoded by the coding sequence ATGCATCGCTTCTGGCGGCAGCGGCAGGCAAAGATCGGAGTGATCCTCACCGCGATCATCGTGCTGCTCGCGTTCCTCGGCCCGCTGCTTCTGCCGTGGGCGACCGGGTACACTGCCACCGAGTTCGCGAGTCGTCCGTTCCAGCCCGACGGCTTGTTCGGCACCGACAACCTTGGGCGCGATGTCTGGTCCAGGTTCCTCGCGGGCGGGCTCAGCCTGCTCATCTACTCGGCGCTCGCGACGCTCGTCGGCCTCGTCATCGGCGTCGCCCTCGGGATGGCTGCGGCATACACCGGCGGCTGGCTCGACTCGCTCATTATGCGCGCGAACGACGTGCTCCTCGCCGTGCCGCAGCTGCTGTTTGCGCTCCTCGCCGTGACCGTGCTCGGCCCGCAGGGGTGGGTGCTCGTCACCGTGATCGGGATCACGCACGCGCCGCGCATCGCGCGGGTCGCACGGTCCGCCGCGCTGAACGTCATCAACGAGGACTACATCCGCGCCGCGGAGATGTACGCGGTGCCGCGCGGCCGGATCCTCACCCGCGAAATCCTGCCCAACATCACCGGCCCGCTCGCTGTCGAGGCCGGGCTCCGACTGACGTACTCGATCGGCGCGATCGCCTCACTGTCGTTCCTCGGGCTCGGGGTGCAGCCGCCCGCGGCGGACTGGGGCCTGATGATCAACGAGAACCGCATCGCCCTCTCGCTGCAGCCCGCGGGCGTGCTGCTCCCGGTCGTCGCGATCGCGATCCTGACCGTCGGCACCAACCTCATTGCGGACTCGATCGCTCGCGCATCCGCCAACACGAACGCAGGTGAGAAGTAA
- a CDS encoding ABC transporter permease, which produces MILRLIARRLAISVAILLVVSMVIFFVTLLLPGDPAQAILGQQATPERIAAIHEQMNLNEPAWKRYLLWLGGLFVGDFGISAATSQPVAALIGERVGASLFLMVAAAVISIPVGILVGIWSALRRGRATDTAITGISLVLAALPEFVVGIALVALFATTVFPILPAVTMQPPGTQVWDFPTQLILPVLVLVLVVTPYIVRMMRATMLEVLDSGYVEMARLKGVPERRVIMRHALPHAIGPVAQVIAIQLAWMAGGVVVVEFLFRYPGLGQALIEAVNYRDVMVVVAITMIVAAIYVVVNLLADIVGILANPKLHTRGGN; this is translated from the coding sequence ATGATTCTTCGCCTCATCGCGCGGCGGCTCGCGATCAGCGTCGCGATCCTGCTCGTCGTCTCAATGGTGATCTTCTTCGTCACGCTGCTCCTCCCAGGGGATCCGGCGCAGGCGATCCTCGGGCAGCAGGCGACGCCCGAGCGGATCGCGGCGATCCATGAACAGATGAACCTCAACGAGCCCGCGTGGAAACGCTACCTGCTGTGGCTCGGCGGGCTGTTCGTCGGCGACTTCGGGATCTCCGCGGCGACCTCGCAGCCTGTCGCGGCGCTGATTGGCGAGCGCGTCGGCGCCTCGCTCTTCCTCATGGTCGCGGCAGCGGTCATCTCGATCCCTGTCGGCATCCTCGTCGGCATCTGGTCCGCGCTCCGCCGCGGGCGCGCCACCGACACGGCGATCACCGGCATCTCCCTCGTGCTCGCGGCCCTGCCGGAGTTCGTCGTCGGCATCGCCCTCGTCGCACTCTTCGCGACGACGGTCTTCCCGATCCTGCCCGCCGTCACGATGCAGCCCCCGGGCACGCAGGTGTGGGACTTCCCCACCCAGCTCATCCTGCCCGTGCTCGTACTCGTGCTCGTCGTCACCCCGTACATCGTGCGCATGATGCGCGCGACCATGCTTGAGGTACTCGACTCAGGCTACGTCGAGATGGCACGCCTGAAGGGTGTGCCCGAGCGCCGCGTCATCATGCGCCATGCGCTTCCCCACGCCATCGGCCCGGTGGCGCAGGTCATCGCGATCCAACTCGCGTGGATGGCCGGCGGCGTGGTCGTCGTCGAGTTCCTGTTCAGGTACCCGGGGCTCGGCCAGGCGCTCATCGAGGCAGTGAACTACCGCGACGTGATGGTCGTCGTCGCGATCACCATGATCGTCGCCGCGATCTACGTCGTCGTGAATCTCCTCGCCGACATCGTCGGGATCCTCGCGAACCCGAAACTTCACACTCGAGGAGGGAACTAA
- a CDS encoding ABC transporter substrate-binding protein gives MVNSTPGVRHPRRRRARHMLGAALALGLAGLLAACSGQAVPGADGVGPGSPVEGGTLRVGFVGGGAADTLDGAIATNLGDVARAVNMYNALLYRDDDFDLKPMLATSIEPNADATVWTAHLRTDVKFSDGRPMTAKDVVASVERVIDPDDPKNGAASLGHLREVVAVDDATVEFRLDVPDSSLDDGLGQYTMTIVPEDYDPTNPVGTGPFMLESFTPGQSTVLKRNPYYWGDDGPYLDKIELLNFNDTDALINALLSSQVDAVAQIPAALAEVIGADSRMEILNSETGMWLPFTMRTDTPPFDDERVRQAFRLAVDREQMVEQVLSGYGTVGNDMFASFDPAYPEFPQRTQDIEEAKRLLADAGYPDGLTVELATAPIQAGTVEAAQVFAEQAAEAGITVKINRMDLTTYWGDYLEYPFSQSFWYTRNFLPQANSGAMPDSPFNETHWADEEFIALVERARGETDDDARGELIEEAQAIMYDRGGLIVWGFANQLDAYQSYVGGLVPNATGLPLSGFQLQRVWIGDLS, from the coding sequence ATGGTGAACAGCACCCCCGGTGTGCGCCACCCCCGTCGTCGACGGGCCCGTCACATGCTTGGAGCCGCGCTCGCTCTCGGCCTCGCCGGCCTCCTGGCGGCCTGCAGCGGCCAGGCGGTGCCAGGCGCCGACGGCGTCGGCCCAGGATCCCCCGTCGAGGGCGGCACCCTCCGCGTCGGCTTCGTCGGCGGCGGCGCCGCAGACACCCTCGACGGCGCGATCGCCACGAACCTCGGAGACGTCGCCCGCGCCGTTAACATGTACAACGCGCTGCTCTACCGCGACGATGACTTCGACCTCAAGCCGATGCTCGCGACCTCGATCGAGCCCAACGCCGACGCGACGGTGTGGACCGCGCATCTGCGCACGGACGTGAAGTTCTCAGATGGCAGGCCCATGACCGCGAAAGACGTCGTGGCGAGCGTCGAGCGAGTCATCGACCCTGACGATCCGAAGAACGGCGCCGCAAGCCTCGGGCACCTCCGGGAGGTCGTCGCCGTTGACGACGCCACCGTCGAGTTCAGGCTCGACGTGCCGGACTCGTCCCTCGACGACGGCCTTGGGCAGTACACCATGACGATCGTGCCCGAGGACTACGACCCGACGAACCCGGTCGGCACCGGCCCGTTCATGCTTGAGAGTTTCACGCCCGGCCAATCCACCGTGCTCAAGCGGAACCCGTACTACTGGGGAGACGACGGACCGTACCTCGACAAGATCGAGCTGCTGAACTTTAACGACACTGACGCGCTCATCAACGCGCTGTTGTCGAGCCAGGTCGACGCCGTCGCGCAGATCCCCGCCGCGCTCGCGGAGGTCATCGGCGCAGACTCGCGCATGGAGATCCTGAACTCCGAGACCGGCATGTGGCTGCCCTTCACGATGCGCACCGACACCCCGCCGTTCGACGACGAGCGGGTGCGGCAGGCGTTCCGCCTCGCCGTCGATCGCGAGCAGATGGTCGAGCAGGTGCTGTCCGGCTACGGCACCGTCGGCAACGACATGTTCGCGAGTTTCGACCCGGCCTACCCGGAGTTCCCGCAGCGCACGCAGGACATCGAGGAGGCGAAGCGCCTCCTCGCCGACGCCGGCTACCCCGACGGCCTCACCGTCGAGCTCGCGACCGCCCCCATACAGGCGGGCACCGTGGAGGCCGCGCAGGTGTTCGCCGAGCAGGCCGCGGAGGCCGGCATCACGGTGAAGATCAACCGGATGGACCTCACGACGTACTGGGGCGACTATCTCGAGTACCCGTTCTCTCAGAGCTTCTGGTACACCCGAAACTTCCTCCCGCAGGCGAACTCGGGCGCGATGCCGGATTCGCCGTTCAACGAGACACACTGGGCGGACGAGGAGTTCATCGCGCTCGTCGAACGCGCGCGCGGCGAGACCGACGACGACGCACGCGGCGAGCTCATCGAGGAGGCGCAGGCCATCATGTACGACCGTGGCGGCCTCATCGTCTGGGGGTTCGCGAACCAGCTCGACGCGTACCAGTCCTACGTCGGCGGGCTCGTCCCGAACGCGACGGGGCTGCCCCTCTCGGGCTTCCAACTGCAACGCGTCTGGATTGGAGACCTCTCATGA